TGTGTACCATCATTAACTCTTAATGTAGAGCTTATAGGAGATAATGCAACGTCTTGAGCATCTTTGTTATCAAGCTTGAATTTTACAGTCAATAGAACAATACCATTTTTGAAATTTGCAAAGCGTGGAGCTTCGACGGAATTTGGTGTGAATTGAGTAAATTGGTATCCATCTAATGTAACATTAACAGCACCTAATTCTTGGCTGTTATTAATACTTGATTTCTCTTTTAACATTTTCTTATCGCCCATGTTATTAGCGGTAGCTTTATCTTGGTACAAAGTTTTATCTGTTGCAACCTTTTCAGCGCCTTGTTTGTTTAAACTTAATGAAAAGCTTCCAGGGCTTCCGATTGGGGCATCAAATTTCCCTTTATTAGCTTGTGCAGTTGGGACTTTGACTGAGACTGTTGAGAGACTTGAAATTTTCGCTAAATCATCTTTTCCAAATGGATAAGCGATATAACCAGAAATGGTTTCTCCGGCTTTTACTAAATAATCATTCGTTGGAGCAAGCTTAGTTGGTAGTTGATCTTCTTTTGGAATTAAATCTCTATAGTTACTATATACTTTCTGAGCACCAGTAAATGACATGTCCAATGCTGGCATATAGTAAATATCTTTAGTTGAATTATTCTTTACACTATAATTTGCAAGAATAACTCCACCGTCTGTTTGATTATTAAAAGGAATGTTAAAGTCTGTATGGAAGCCATTTAATTCAACTAATGTATAACTATTAAGTGATACTGAAACATCCTCTGCTTTGTAGACTTGCGATTCTTTATTTTCAAAAAGAACTTTTGTTTTACCACCTGTTTCTTTTTCCATATAGGAAATAAGCTTGGAATAATCGTTGGAGTTAGCTGCCGTATTTTTAGTATTTTTATCTTCAGATTGTTTTTCTTTTGTGGTATTTGTTTTTTCTACCTTATTTTCTTTTGGCGTATTCTCTTTATGATCTGTATTTGTTTTTTCACTTTGACCGCAGCCAGTTATCATAAAGGCTGCAACCATCATGGTAGAAAATAAAGTAATTATTTTTTTTGACATTCTTTTTCCCCCTGTTTTCTCTCTACTAAAATTTAAATCTGCATAATCAAATAATTTATTATGTCTCCTTCCCATCAATCCCACATTACATTATAGAAAAAATTGTTAGTACTTACCAGACTTTTCTAATTTTTTCGCTATCCAAGTGGATAAACCTGTCTGTCGAAAAACAAAATTTGTGAAATAGTATAAAGATGGCTTTAATTGCATCAAACTGTATGTTCAATTTGAGTAGAAGTTACAACTTTTACGTTTTTCTATAAAACTCCGTCTCCTTTTTTCTTTGATTTTTTTGTTGTAGATATATAAAGGAATTAGGTCGTGAATCACTGTGTTATTTTTGTAATATTTTATATTCATTGTTAAAATAAAAAATAGAGATATATTGAAAGGGGATAAAGACTCGATATGTGGATGAACTTGTAATGATTAGAAATTGGATAGATGAATTTTTCTCTCATTAGTGAGGGTTTATTTAACTATTTATAAATCATTCAAGGAACGCATATTTGACTTGTACATCCCTTCTGTAAGGATAGATGCCTATTTGTGTATCTGTCTTTTTTAGTGGGAAAATTTATATCTCTTATATAAAGTATGCGTCCTTTATTTGGAGGAATATTTTATGAATCAATTAAAAGGAAAAATAGCAGTTGTTACAGGTGTAAGTCGTCTAGGTGGTATTGGAGCAGCGATTTGTAAAGAGTTAGCTGAAGCCGGATACGATATATTTTTTACGTATTGGACGGAATATGATAAAGAGATGCCTGGGGGTGTTGATCAAAATGAACAAGTAAAACTAAAAGAAGAGCTAATAAAAAACGGTGTTAAAGTATCAAGTATGGAGTTAGATTTAACTCGGGATGATGCACCGGAACAGCTTATAAATAAAGTTACTGAACAACTGGGTTACCCTGATATATTAATTAATAACGCAGCATACTCTAAGAATAATGATTTTTCTAATTTGACTACAGAAGAGTTAGATAAGCATTATATGGTAAACATTCGTGCAACGACGTTATTAAGTAGTGAGTTTGCTCAAGGGTTTAATAAGAAATCTGGTGGTAGAATCGTTAATATTACTTCAGGTCAGTTTCAAGGGCCTATGGCTGGAGAATTAGCATATGCAACAACAAAGGGAGCAATTGATGCTCTTACGATCACATTGTCAGCGGAAGTAGCTCATTTAGGAATAACAGTTAATGCGATAAATCCAGGTCCAACTAATACGGGATGGATGACAGAAGAAATAAAAAGAGAATTAAAATCGATGTTTCCTTTTGGAAGAATAGGTGAGCCAGAGGATGCAGCAAGGCTTATTAAGTTTTTAGTGAGTGAAGAAGCAGGCTGGATTACAGGACAAGTTATTCATTCAGAAGGTGGATTTAAGAGATAAATTGTTGACCCCTTTAGATATGTCTAAAGGGGTTTTTAGTAATGTGAAAAGCATCTTAAAGCTTTATTACCTTTGATTTGTATGCTCCACAATTATCCCAACATTCCCTTTCTTACGTCATGTTTCTACATAAACATGAGCCTCTGAGACTTGCTCTAGTGGATAACACCTATCTATAACTGGCCTTATTTTTCCTGATTCAGTCAGTTCTTTCAGTAAAACCATATCTTCAGGACGTATTTTGTGCAAATAATTGCCTTCATAACAGCCCACTTAATGTAGTCATTTTCATTTCATAATATTGAATTGGTTTTTAAAACATGCTTTTCGTATCGAAATTTCCCAGTTTATAATTGTGTTATGAAGGCTTTAGTTCTTTACATATGGTTATTTATAAGAAATCTGTAAACGAGGAAAAGCTAGTAGTTAGGATAGTTTAAAATGTATTGCAGGGTAGAATTTGAAAAGGATACATTCACTAAAAATAGAGATTCGTAGATTAGAAATTAGAACAAGGAGAGTGTCATTTGAGAAAAAGAAAGATAGTAGTTGTCATTGTGGCGTATACTGTTTTCTTAGCTGCATCTATACATACATATAAAGGGAAACTGGATCATCCTGTTATGAGCGATGTAGGTAAGTTACTTCCAACAAAGATTAAACGTGTTGAAGATGTGGAAGATGAGCAGGTGTTAAAAAGATTAGTGAAAGAGGCAAATGTTTCAGGTGAGAAAATTTCAATCGCAGGTATGCAGCATAGCCAAGGTGGGCAGACGTATTATCCAAACGGTACGGTGTTAGATATGAAGGGATATAATAAAATATTAGAGTTTGATCCAGAGAAGAAGAGGATTCGTGTCCAAACTGGTGTGATGTGGAATGATATTCAAAAGAAAGTAAATCCATATGGTCTTGCAGTTCAAGTGATGCAGTCTCAAAATATTTTTACAGTGGGTGGTTCGTTAAGTGTAAATGTACATGGGCGTGACATTCGTCATGAAGCATTAATTGATACAGTAGAGTCATTCAGATTATTAATGGCAGATGGTACAGTGCGAAATGTAAGTAGAGAAGAAAATGCTGATTTATTTCCATATGTAATCGGTGGTTACGGGTTATTCGGCGTGATTTTAGATGTGACGTTGAAGTTAACGGATGACGAATTATATGAAACGCATACGAAAATGCTAGATTATAAAGAATATGCCTCGTATTTTAAAGAGAAGGTGAAAAAAGATGAGAATGTTCGCATGCATTTAGCGCGTATTTCTGTAGCTCCACATTCATTTTTAAAAGAAATGTATGTGACAGATTATGTATTAGCAGAAAACCAAAATAAGCGGGAAGAGTACAGCGAATTAAAAGAAGAAACTATTATAGCTTTACCAAAGTTCTTCCTTGGATTATCACGTTACAGTGATTGGGCAAAGGATACTTTTTGGAATATACAAAGAGATTATTTTGAACGTACAGATGGAAAGTTTGAAACACGAAATAACGTAATGAGATCTGATAGTGCTTTTATGGAATATGAGAATCCAAATCGGACGGAAGTTCTACAAGAGTATTTTGTGCCAATTGATCGTTTTGCAGATTATATAGATGATTTACGGAATGTATTAAAAGAAGAAGAATTGAACCTTCTCAACATTACGATCCGTTACGTAGAGAAGAATGAAAATGCAGTTTTATCTTATGTAAAAGATGATATGTTTGCATTAGTCTTTTTAATTAATCAAGGACGTTCTGAAAGTGAAATAAAGAAAACAAGAGCGATAATCCAGAAAATGATTGATGCTACTTTAAAGTATGGTGGAAGTTATTATTTACCGTATTATTCTTATCCGACGAAAAGTCAGCTGAAAATGGCATATCCTCGTATAGAAGAATTTCTTCAAAAGAAAAAGGAAATGGAACCACAAGAAAGATTTGTGAATTTGTTTTATAAGGAGTATAGCAAATGACATATAGAAGATTTGTAGCCTCACAAAGTATGATCATGATGGCTGGTAGCATGGTATTTCCTTTTTATATACTATTGCTTCGAAATGTTGGAGATAGCTTCTCTCAGTTTGGTTGGGCATATGGCTTATTCGCCTTAACATCAGCGTTAGTATATCCGCTAGTTGGGAAAATCTCGGACCGAATTGGGGACAGAAAATTATTAATTGTATATGCTTGGTCTATGGCTATATTGATGCTTTGTTTTCCGATTGCAACAGAAGTTTGGCATGTATATATTCTCCAAATTATTATGGGGATTTTAGGTGCTGTGCAGCGTAATACAGAGAAGACATCATTAGCACGAAAAGTGATAAGTAAGGAAGCGGGGTATGAAATTGGAAAGTACCACGTGTGGACATCTGTTGGTGGCGGGATAGCTATTATCGCAACAGGTTATTTAGTAGATTTCTTTACAATTGGTACAATTTTCTATATCTCTTCAGTTTTGTATGTCGTTAGTGGTATTGTATTAAGCAGGAATAGTAAGCAAACAAAAATACCCTTGTAGTAAGGGTGTTTTTTATTATAAAAGTATTTTTATTCCCATTTTTACCTTATTACCCCTTATTTGTTATACTGAAAGGGAAGACACAAGAAAAGGGGACATTGCCTTTGATGAAATTTTTAATTTTAGCTATTCTCACGTTGTTTTTTATTCCGTGGACAAGGAGTGGGACAGGACTTCGTACGTTGGATAAAGAAGGAACTGAGAAAATTGTAAAGCGCAAGAA
The DNA window shown above is from Bacillus clarus and carries:
- a CDS encoding DUF5068 domain-containing protein, giving the protein MSKKIITLFSTMMVAAFMITGCGQSEKTNTDHKENTPKENKVEKTNTTKEKQSEDKNTKNTAANSNDYSKLISYMEKETGGKTKVLFENKESQVYKAEDVSVSLNSYTLVELNGFHTDFNIPFNNQTDGGVILANYSVKNNSTKDIYYMPALDMSFTGAQKVYSNYRDLIPKEDQLPTKLAPTNDYLVKAGETISGYIAYPFGKDDLAKISSLSTVSVKVPTAQANKGKFDAPIGSPGSFSLSLNKQGAEKVATDKTLYQDKATANNMGDKKMLKEKSSINNSQELGAVNVTLDGYQFTQFTPNSVEAPRFANFKNGIVLLTVKFKLDNKDAQDVALSPISSTLRVNDGTQYTLSEGMLLNYDYNASVKTGTSGELLQVYILDQEQYEKIWKDKSFEIELGPMRNKEAKDISQGKKVKFTLPK
- a CDS encoding SDR family oxidoreductase gives rise to the protein MNQLKGKIAVVTGVSRLGGIGAAICKELAEAGYDIFFTYWTEYDKEMPGGVDQNEQVKLKEELIKNGVKVSSMELDLTRDDAPEQLINKVTEQLGYPDILINNAAYSKNNDFSNLTTEELDKHYMVNIRATTLLSSEFAQGFNKKSGGRIVNITSGQFQGPMAGELAYATTKGAIDALTITLSAEVAHLGITVNAINPGPTNTGWMTEEIKRELKSMFPFGRIGEPEDAARLIKFLVSEEAGWITGQVIHSEGGFKR
- a CDS encoding zinc-binding dehydrogenase, with product MVLLKELTESGKIRPVIDRCYPLEQVSEAHVYVET
- a CDS encoding FAD-binding oxidoreductase; translated protein: MRKRKIVVVIVAYTVFLAASIHTYKGKLDHPVMSDVGKLLPTKIKRVEDVEDEQVLKRLVKEANVSGEKISIAGMQHSQGGQTYYPNGTVLDMKGYNKILEFDPEKKRIRVQTGVMWNDIQKKVNPYGLAVQVMQSQNIFTVGGSLSVNVHGRDIRHEALIDTVESFRLLMADGTVRNVSREENADLFPYVIGGYGLFGVILDVTLKLTDDELYETHTKMLDYKEYASYFKEKVKKDENVRMHLARISVAPHSFLKEMYVTDYVLAENQNKREEYSELKEETIIALPKFFLGLSRYSDWAKDTFWNIQRDYFERTDGKFETRNNVMRSDSAFMEYENPNRTEVLQEYFVPIDRFADYIDDLRNVLKEEELNLLNITIRYVEKNENAVLSYVKDDMFALVFLINQGRSESEIKKTRAIIQKMIDATLKYGGSYYLPYYSYPTKSQLKMAYPRIEEFLQKKKEMEPQERFVNLFYKEYSK
- a CDS encoding MFS transporter; translation: MTYRRFVASQSMIMMAGSMVFPFYILLLRNVGDSFSQFGWAYGLFALTSALVYPLVGKISDRIGDRKLLIVYAWSMAILMLCFPIATEVWHVYILQIIMGILGAVQRNTEKTSLARKVISKEAGYEIGKYHVWTSVGGGIAIIATGYLVDFFTIGTIFYISSVLYVVSGIVLSRNSKQTKIPL